A portion of the Sulfurospirillum diekertiae genome contains these proteins:
- a CDS encoding type II secretion system protein GspD, with protein MKALILSIFLSLSVYAIEIAPTNFGLRDLATMVSQECGKNILISQDVKNMSADYFVIQDISPAILFSTFKGIIESKGLFLNEYDGFYIVDDKKLELPPDEKNLSNVELTMKIIEINNEKIKNVGFNSALTSKLSLSGVTDFKKLSFDKLFSADFESVLTDLETQDYLKIMSEPYVVVANGETTKLNVGDTISVKTSSYATDSTSTTAALRNTYTQKELGLTIEVSPKIQKNGLILLKTTLTNETLKKKGDDGLIETKKKSISGNFNIKDGGSVSIGGLTASSDVKSTSKVPLLGDIPVLSYVFSYDSTDTVRTTLTLFIEVRIIK; from the coding sequence ATGAAAGCCTTAATCCTCTCCATCTTTCTAAGCCTAAGCGTTTACGCTATTGAAATAGCGCCAACAAATTTCGGACTTCGTGATCTTGCCACGATGGTATCTCAAGAGTGTGGTAAAAATATCCTAATTTCTCAAGACGTTAAAAACATGAGTGCTGATTACTTTGTCATTCAAGACATTAGCCCTGCTATTTTATTTTCTACATTTAAAGGCATTATTGAGTCAAAAGGACTCTTTCTAAACGAATATGATGGCTTCTATATCGTAGATGATAAAAAACTCGAATTGCCACCCGATGAAAAAAACCTTTCCAACGTTGAATTAACTATGAAAATAATCGAAATTAATAATGAGAAAATAAAGAACGTTGGTTTTAACTCTGCTCTGACATCTAAGCTTAGTTTGTCGGGTGTCACTGACTTTAAAAAATTGTCTTTTGATAAGCTTTTTAGTGCTGATTTTGAGAGTGTATTGACTGATCTTGAAACCCAAGACTATTTAAAGATCATGAGTGAGCCTTATGTGGTTGTTGCAAACGGTGAAACCACAAAACTCAATGTGGGTGATACAATCAGTGTTAAGACGTCCTCTTATGCAACGGATTCCACTTCCACAACGGCAGCATTGCGTAATACCTACACGCAAAAAGAACTTGGATTAACCATAGAAGTCTCTCCTAAAATTCAAAAGAATGGCTTAATTCTTTTAAAGACAACACTCACCAACGAAACACTTAAAAAGAAAGGTGATGACGGGCTGATCGAAACAAAGAAAAAATCAATTTCGGGCAATTTTAATATTAAAGATGGTGGTAGCGTTTCGATTGGTGGATTGACTGCAAGCTCTGATGTGAAATCTACGTCTAAAGTTCCGTTACTGGGTGACATTCCCGTCTTAAGTTATGTCTTTTCCTACGACTCAACCGATACCGTACGCACGACTTTAACGTTGTTTATTGAAGTTAGGATTATTAAATGA
- a CDS encoding LysE family translocator has product MFEVEFITLTSIYFLALLSPGQDFFLIIKHALTHGYHKAWWSCLGIASGNALYIALAYMGHAYLSQYPFIVSFIEIGGALFLLYLGCLLLFAPQPSLENSLHVKRQMAFKLFAQGFLSALLNPKNILFYFSLLFTIVKPETALHVKMVYAVWMVTMLLVWDMFVAFLFGNQRALRLLPYLNVLQKIVGIGLIGFSLKLAFTFYKQCEL; this is encoded by the coding sequence ATGTTTGAAGTAGAATTCATCACCCTCACCTCTATCTATTTTTTAGCACTTTTAAGCCCTGGGCAAGATTTTTTTCTCATTATCAAGCATGCGCTAACACATGGATATCATAAAGCATGGTGGAGTTGTCTAGGAATTGCCAGTGGAAACGCGCTTTACATCGCTTTAGCGTACATGGGGCATGCGTATTTAAGTCAGTACCCATTCATCGTTTCATTCATCGAAATCGGAGGGGCACTTTTTTTACTTTACCTTGGCTGTCTCCTGCTTTTTGCACCCCAACCAAGCCTTGAAAATTCTTTACATGTAAAGCGTCAAATGGCATTTAAACTCTTTGCTCAAGGGTTTTTGTCCGCCTTACTCAATCCTAAAAATATTCTCTTTTATTTCTCACTGCTTTTTACCATTGTTAAACCCGAAACAGCTTTACATGTAAAGATGGTGTATGCGGTATGGATGGTCACAATGTTGCTGGTGTGGGATATGTTTGTAGCGTTTCTATTTGGCAATCAAAGAGCTTTAAGACTTTTGCCTTACCTCAATGTTCTTCAAAAAATAGTGGGCATTGGGCTGATCGGCTTTAGTCTCAAATTAGCTTTTACTTTTTATAAACAGTGCGAGTTGTGA
- a CDS encoding bacteriohemerythrin, translating to MLSLNCPELDVYHAECDELLSTFDYSHFTESFSALIHHTKEHFANEERIMKELNFQGYFEHFEEHQKILGEMSQFLAMAMQGNTLFAKNYIKNGVADRLDLHIRNIDSQLALFIKSKS from the coding sequence ATGCTCAGCCTCAACTGTCCCGAACTTGACGTTTACCATGCAGAGTGTGATGAATTGCTCAGCACTTTTGACTACTCTCATTTTACTGAATCATTTAGCGCGCTGATTCACCATACCAAAGAGCATTTTGCCAATGAAGAGCGCATTATGAAAGAGCTTAATTTTCAAGGCTATTTTGAACACTTTGAAGAGCACCAAAAAATTCTTGGCGAGATGAGCCAGTTCTTAGCAATGGCAATGCAGGGCAATACCTTGTTTGCAAAGAATTATATTAAAAACGGTGTTGCGGATCGTTTGGATCTTCATATTCGCAACATTGACTCACAACTCGCACTGTTTATAAAAAGTAAAAGCTAA
- a CDS encoding BrnT family toxin, with product MFEYDETKSKANKEKHGIDFEEAQALWQNKQHIVFDSVYVNDEWRHLLVGLIDDLCYVAVFTMREDNIRIISVRRCRKNEKEIL from the coding sequence ATGTTTGAATACGATGAAACAAAGAGTAAAGCCAATAAAGAAAAACACGGGATTGACTTTGAAGAAGCACAAGCTCTTTGGCAAAACAAACAACATATAGTTTTTGATAGTGTTTATGTCAATGATGAATGGCGTCATCTTTTAGTTGGTCTTATTGATGATCTTTGTTATGTAGCTGTATTCACTATGCGTGAAGATAATATCCGTATTATCAGCGTTAGACGATGTCGAAAAAATGAAAAGGAAATATTATGA
- the brnA gene encoding type II toxin-antitoxin system BrnA family antitoxin: MKTISAEEFDKKFDNGEDILPYIDLSSKRTLKEFEKEMLAIKKVNVDLPSWAIASLDQEAKRMGVTRQSIIKMWLIQKLDDLSLNRKSLKQVG, from the coding sequence ATGAAAACAATATCAGCGGAAGAATTTGATAAAAAATTTGATAATGGTGAAGATATATTACCTTATATTGATCTCTCTTCAAAAAGAACACTTAAAGAGTTTGAAAAAGAGATGCTAGCTATAAAAAAAGTAAATGTTGATCTTCCATCTTGGGCTATTGCCTCTTTAGATCAAGAAGCTAAACGTATGGGTGTTACGCGTCAATCTATCATTAAAATGTGGCTTATACAAAAGCTTGATGATCTTAGTCTTAACCGTAAGTCTTTAAAGCAAGTGGGATAA